A window of the Pacificitalea manganoxidans genome harbors these coding sequences:
- a CDS encoding polysaccharide biosynthesis/export family protein: MAPPRSDQTPCATPRRAVPRLRLAAGALLATLTLAACGITYTAPSVSQSAGGAAVRVVDLDAQTVLLANRDPYRPRTLPAAFSVTAGGSGMGRGVGALPTPPVVPQERPVPLDLRPPPATAPAPYRLGIGDVVLLATRGTASTIQELSGLMAIQNQRQGFTVRDDGAIAIPEIGNVQLAGLTLEDAEAAVFRLLVENGLNPVFSLEVAEFNSRRATIGGAVGRPAIVPIGLTPPNLREALTAAGGISARDQDYVSIRLYRDGNLYQIPFKDYMARADLQQLYLQNGDAVYVDTTYDLERAFAFYQQEIGVISLRQSARAQALGELSQEISLRRAALGEERSNYQTRLDLDAVDRDYVYLAGEVAQQSRYTLPFERQATLADVLYGSGGFPALTGDPSEIYVLRASSNPAEFGAITAWHLDASNAVNLTLMTRMTMRPDDIVFIEQQPITTWNRALQQALPLLNQATTAVSN; encoded by the coding sequence ATGGCCCCCCCCAGATCCGACCAAACTCCCTGTGCCACGCCGCGCCGGGCCGTTCCCCGGTTGCGCCTTGCCGCGGGCGCGCTGCTGGCCACGCTGACGCTGGCGGCCTGCGGCATCACCTATACCGCGCCCAGCGTATCGCAAAGCGCAGGCGGCGCGGCGGTGCGGGTCGTCGATCTCGACGCGCAGACCGTGTTGCTGGCCAATCGCGATCCCTACCGCCCCCGCACCCTGCCCGCGGCCTTCTCGGTCACCGCAGGCGGCAGCGGCATGGGGCGCGGGGTCGGCGCCTTGCCCACACCGCCCGTCGTGCCGCAGGAACGCCCGGTGCCGCTGGACCTGCGTCCGCCCCCCGCCACCGCGCCCGCGCCCTACCGTCTGGGCATCGGCGATGTGGTGTTGCTGGCCACCCGGGGCACCGCCTCCACCATTCAGGAATTGTCGGGGCTGATGGCGATCCAGAACCAGCGCCAAGGCTTCACCGTGCGCGACGACGGCGCCATCGCCATCCCCGAGATCGGCAATGTGCAACTGGCCGGACTGACGCTGGAAGATGCCGAAGCCGCCGTATTCCGGCTGCTGGTGGAAAACGGTCTGAACCCCGTCTTCTCGCTGGAAGTGGCGGAATTCAATTCCCGCCGCGCCACCATCGGCGGCGCCGTGGGCCGGCCCGCCATCGTGCCCATCGGCCTGACCCCGCCCAACCTGCGCGAGGCCCTGACCGCTGCCGGCGGCATTTCGGCCCGCGATCAGGATTACGTCTCTATTCGGCTGTATAGAGACGGAAATCTCTACCAGATCCCCTTTAAGGATTACATGGCGCGCGCCGATCTGCAGCAGCTGTATCTGCAAAATGGCGACGCGGTCTATGTCGACACCACCTATGATCTGGAACGGGCCTTTGCCTTCTACCAGCAGGAAATCGGTGTGATCTCCCTGCGCCAGTCGGCCCGCGCGCAGGCTCTGGGTGAACTGTCTCAGGAAATCTCCCTGCGCCGTGCCGCGCTTGGCGAAGAGCGCAGCAATTACCAGACCCGGCTCGATCTGGATGCGGTGGACCGCGATTACGTCTATCTCGCCGGGGAGGTCGCGCAGCAGAGCCGCTACACCCTGCCGTTCGAGCGTCAGGCCACGCTGGCGGATGTGCTCTATGGCAGCGGCGGCTTCCCCGCGCTGACCGGCGATCCGTCCGAAATCTATGTGCTGCGCGCCTCCTCCAATCCGGCGGAATTCGGCGCCATCACCGCATGGCATCTCGATGCCTCCAACGCGGTGAACCTGACGCTCATGACCCGGATGACGATGCGCCCCGATGATATCGTCTTCATCGAACAGCAGCCGATCACCACATGGAACCGCGCCCTGCAACAGGCCCTGCCGCTGCTCAATCAGGCGACGACGGCGGTCAGCAACTAA